One segment of Desulfovibrio sp. X2 DNA contains the following:
- a CDS encoding formate dehydrogenase accessory protein FdhE: MTFDLASESRRLEKKVKALRANVSLPGPLVDLLAAVRRLQLEARAEMAVPVVAQLSVEDKARHLQGAPLLPRERFVVDTARTAALYDGLAALLEERGGALAEGVARLRAAEAAGTYDRSEAFARYVADDQGHFAGLAGLTPGAPRLAAFLVQASLDPAIELQAEAAARDNDLDATWAHGHCPVCGSLPLIARLREKEGLRYLTCSFCHTEYRVRRLQCPFCQEERAEKLEYFDADDEPGFHVNVCRSCNNYIKTVDFRKMDRVSLPLLDDLESLPLDLLAARQGLTRPTLSAWGF; encoded by the coding sequence ATGACATTCGACCTCGCCTCGGAATCCCGTCGTCTGGAGAAGAAAGTGAAGGCCCTGCGCGCCAACGTGAGCCTCCCCGGTCCCCTTGTCGACCTGCTCGCCGCCGTCCGCAGGCTGCAGCTCGAAGCCAGGGCCGAGATGGCCGTGCCCGTCGTGGCGCAACTGTCCGTCGAGGATAAGGCGCGCCATCTGCAAGGCGCGCCGCTCTTGCCGCGCGAGCGCTTCGTCGTCGACACCGCGCGGACCGCGGCGCTCTACGACGGGCTGGCCGCGCTGCTCGAGGAGAGGGGCGGCGCCCTGGCGGAGGGCGTGGCCAGGCTGCGCGCGGCCGAGGCGGCCGGAACCTACGACCGCAGCGAGGCCTTTGCCCGCTACGTCGCCGACGACCAGGGCCACTTCGCCGGCCTGGCCGGGCTCACGCCCGGAGCGCCCAGGCTTGCGGCCTTCCTGGTGCAGGCCAGCCTGGACCCGGCCATCGAGCTGCAGGCGGAAGCCGCGGCGCGGGACAATGATCTGGATGCGACCTGGGCTCACGGCCACTGCCCGGTCTGCGGCAGCCTGCCGCTCATCGCGCGCCTGCGCGAGAAGGAGGGGCTGCGCTACCTGACCTGCTCCTTCTGCCACACGGAATACCGCGTGCGGCGGCTGCAGTGCCCCTTCTGCCAGGAGGAGCGGGCCGAGAAGCTGGAATATTTCGACGCGGACGACGAGCCGGGCTTCCACGTCAACGTCTGCCGCTCCTGCAACAACTATATAAAGACCGTGGACTTCAGGAAGATGGACCGCGTCTCCCTGCCTCTGCTGGACGATCTCGAGTCCCTGCCCCTGGACCTGCTGGCGGCCAGACAGGGGCTCACTCGGCCGACGCTCTCGGCCTGGGGGTTCTAG
- a CDS encoding formate dehydrogenase accessory sulfurtransferase FdhD: MNDPGHGLLVDCLRWKAGEASEIEDLVSREERIVVRLEGRGESRLWAHPVDLDRLAVGHAKLTWCVEGERPELVGREAGRWTFRCAAHRLPEPRHLRQMSAGEISESMRAFIGSKGLWDGTGCFHRAGAYDQVRCEFPFVAEDIGRHNCLDRLAGWAVENGIDLSGMVLFVSARLTASLMAKALICGFRFCVSRSAVTTAALDLARTAGATLVGFARTEDARFTLFNDPDARVRL, from the coding sequence ATGAACGATCCCGGACACGGCCTGTTGGTCGACTGCCTGCGCTGGAAGGCGGGCGAGGCGAGCGAGATCGAGGACCTGGTCAGCCGCGAGGAGCGCATCGTCGTGCGGCTGGAGGGCAGGGGGGAATCGCGTCTGTGGGCCCACCCCGTGGACCTGGATCGGCTGGCCGTCGGACATGCCAAGCTCACCTGGTGCGTGGAGGGCGAGCGTCCCGAGCTGGTCGGGCGCGAGGCCGGACGCTGGACGTTCCGCTGCGCGGCGCACCGCCTGCCCGAGCCGCGGCACCTGCGCCAGATGTCGGCCGGGGAGATTTCCGAGTCCATGCGCGCCTTCATCGGCAGCAAGGGGCTGTGGGACGGCACGGGCTGTTTCCACCGCGCAGGGGCCTACGACCAGGTGCGCTGCGAATTCCCCTTCGTGGCCGAGGACATCGGCCGCCACAATTGTCTGGACAGGCTGGCGGGCTGGGCCGTGGAAAACGGCATCGACCTCTCGGGCATGGTCCTTTTCGTCTCCGCGCGGCTCACGGCGAGCCTCATGGCCAAGGCGCTCATCTGCGGCTTCCGCTTCTGCGTCAGCCGCTCCGCCGTGACCACCGCGGCCCTCGACCTGGCGCGCACGGCCGGGGCCACGCTCGTCGGATTCGCCCGCACCGAGGATGCCCGCTTCACCCTGTTCAACGATCCGGACGCGAGGGTCAGGCTGTGA
- a CDS encoding molybdopterin-guanine dinucleotide biosynthesis protein MobB, with amino-acid sequence MIAVNVVGFKNSGKTTVAVRLARALAQRGRRVAGAKFAHCRFDRENADTGKLAEVCRVVAGLSPEETMLLWPRKRYLPDLLPLLDCDTLVVEGGKELGWLPRIVLAREDADLAPLGSDLALAVFGAAGTGNEPTDEDIERAADMVIERGFALPGLDCGDCGRENCRELAADIVAGRAAPGDCRSVGGGLRITVGGKPIGLNHFTQDLVAGTLRGLLSTLKGYSPGPVTIEFDG; translated from the coding sequence ATGATCGCGGTCAACGTCGTCGGCTTCAAGAATTCAGGCAAGACAACAGTCGCCGTGCGCCTGGCCAGGGCCCTGGCGCAACGCGGCCGCCGCGTGGCCGGAGCAAAGTTCGCCCACTGCCGCTTCGACCGCGAGAACGCGGACACCGGGAAGCTCGCCGAGGTCTGTCGCGTCGTGGCCGGGCTCTCGCCCGAGGAGACCATGCTGCTCTGGCCCCGCAAGCGCTACCTTCCGGACCTGCTCCCGCTTCTCGACTGCGACACGCTGGTGGTCGAGGGCGGCAAGGAACTCGGCTGGCTGCCGCGCATCGTCCTCGCCCGCGAGGACGCCGACCTTGCGCCGCTCGGCAGCGACCTGGCCCTGGCCGTTTTCGGCGCGGCGGGCACGGGAAACGAGCCCACGGACGAAGACATCGAGCGCGCGGCCGACATGGTCATCGAACGGGGCTTCGCCCTTCCGGGACTTGATTGCGGCGACTGCGGCCGCGAGAATTGCCGGGAACTCGCCGCGGACATCGTGGCCGGACGGGCGGCGCCCGGCGATTGCCGTTCCGTGGGCGGGGGCTTGCGCATCACCGTGGGCGGCAAGCCCATCGGGCTCAACCACTTCACCCAGGATCTCGTGGCCGGAACCCTGCGCGGCCTGCTCTCCACGCTCAAGGGCTACTCTCCCGGGCCGGTGACCATCGAGTTCGACGGCTGA
- a CDS encoding energy-coupling factor ABC transporter ATP-binding protein produces the protein MSPVATSTPVYSLRGIEHEYKGRPSLRLPSLDVPAGTILGLCGPNGCGKSTLLRVMAFLLRPTHGEVTFAGRPADDFPALRREVTLLLQRPVLLRRSVFDNVAYGMRVRGLRRNLAERVSESLCAVGLDPAVFARRSWRELSGGEAQRVAMAARLAIRPRVLLLDEPTSSLDPESAERITAAAKLARDGQQATVVVVSHDHAWLRGLCDSVLHLAPPHAQHEAPTMPTEGNDISEERP, from the coding sequence ATGAGCCCCGTCGCGACGTCGACGCCGGTCTACAGCCTGCGCGGCATAGAGCACGAGTACAAAGGCCGCCCTTCCCTGCGGCTGCCCTCCCTGGACGTGCCTGCGGGCACAATCCTCGGCCTGTGCGGCCCGAACGGCTGCGGCAAGTCCACGCTCCTGCGCGTGATGGCCTTCCTGCTCCGCCCCACGCACGGCGAGGTGACCTTCGCCGGACGTCCGGCGGACGACTTTCCCGCCCTGAGGCGCGAGGTCACGCTGCTCCTGCAGCGGCCCGTGCTGCTCAGGCGCTCGGTCTTCGACAACGTGGCCTACGGGATGCGCGTGCGCGGCCTGAGGCGGAACCTCGCCGAACGCGTGTCCGAGTCGCTGTGCGCCGTGGGGCTCGACCCGGCCGTCTTCGCCCGCCGCTCCTGGCGTGAGCTCTCCGGGGGCGAGGCCCAGCGCGTGGCCATGGCCGCCCGCCTGGCCATCCGACCGCGCGTGCTCCTGCTCGACGAGCCGACCAGTTCCCTGGATCCGGAGAGCGCCGAGCGCATCACCGCCGCGGCGAAACTCGCGCGCGACGGGCAGCAGGCCACCGTGGTCGTGGTCAGCCACGACCACGCCTGGCTGCGCGGCCTGTGCGACTCCGTGCTGCACCTGGCCCCCCCGCACGCGCAGCACGAGGCGCCAACCATGCCCACGGAGGGCAACGACATTTCGGAGGAACGCCCATGA
- a CDS encoding ABC transporter permease, translating to MDFLLDGLRQAITLLLALDQATISAIQATLETALLAVSSAVLLGVPAGFLMGYFTFPGRRALRLVVDTLLAFPTVVIGLVVYAFLTRRGPLGDWGLLFTIPGMAIGLTILGLPIVISMTAVAMEGLDDEVRQTILTLGASRLQAALACLAEARYAIALAVVTAFGRIATEVGIAMMVGGNIKWYTRTMTTAIALETGKGEFAQGIALGVILLLIAFCVNVLVAVLRRRGAA from the coding sequence ATGGACTTTCTGCTCGACGGCCTGCGTCAGGCCATCACGTTGCTCCTCGCCCTGGACCAGGCCACGATCTCGGCCATCCAGGCCACGCTCGAAACCGCGCTGCTCGCCGTCTCCTCGGCCGTTCTCCTGGGGGTGCCCGCCGGTTTCCTCATGGGCTACTTCACCTTTCCCGGCCGCAGGGCCCTGCGCCTCGTGGTGGACACCCTGCTGGCCTTCCCCACAGTGGTCATCGGCCTCGTGGTCTACGCCTTCCTGACGCGCCGCGGCCCGCTCGGCGACTGGGGGCTCCTCTTCACCATCCCGGGCATGGCCATCGGCCTCACCATCCTCGGCCTGCCCATCGTCATCTCCATGACCGCCGTGGCCATGGAGGGGCTGGACGACGAGGTCCGCCAGACCATCCTGACGCTCGGCGCGAGCCGCCTGCAAGCGGCCCTGGCCTGCCTGGCCGAGGCCCGCTACGCCATCGCCCTGGCAGTGGTCACGGCGTTCGGCCGCATCGCCACCGAGGTCGGCATCGCCATGATGGTCGGCGGCAACATCAAATGGTACACCCGGACCATGACCACGGCCATCGCCCTGGAAACGGGCAAGGGCGAATTCGCCCAGGGCATCGCGCTCGGAGTCATCCTGCTGCTCATCGCCTTCTGCGTGAACGTGCTGGTGGCCGTGCTGCGCCGCAGGGGGGCCGCATGA
- a CDS encoding substrate-binding domain-containing protein yields MARTVLALILTLLCWAAPAAAGQSMLMATTTSTEATGMLDYLMPMFTKDTGIEVKWTAVGTGKALKMGESCDVDVLMVHAPAAEKKFVDAGFGTGRTEFMYNDFVIVGPKADPAKVKGDSVTKALPAIAKAKATFVSRGDDSGTDKAEKRLWKDAEMPVPDKEAWYLQAGQGMMQTLNMAAERGGYTLTDRGTYIKWESKAGANPALVILVEGDSVLRNQYSVIPVNPAHCPKAQKELADKLANWVATPKIQKAIADFKLEGKQLFYPDAK; encoded by the coding sequence ATGGCACGTACCGTTCTGGCCCTCATCCTGACGCTTCTGTGCTGGGCCGCCCCGGCCGCGGCCGGGCAGAGCATGCTCATGGCCACCACCACGAGCACCGAGGCGACCGGCATGCTCGACTACCTCATGCCCATGTTCACCAAGGACACCGGCATCGAGGTCAAGTGGACCGCCGTGGGCACCGGCAAGGCCCTGAAGATGGGCGAGAGCTGCGACGTGGACGTGCTCATGGTCCATGCTCCCGCCGCCGAGAAGAAATTCGTCGATGCCGGTTTCGGCACCGGCCGCACCGAGTTCATGTACAACGACTTCGTCATCGTCGGCCCCAAGGCCGATCCGGCCAAGGTCAAGGGAGACAGCGTGACCAAGGCCCTGCCCGCCATCGCCAAGGCCAAGGCGACCTTCGTCTCCCGCGGCGACGATTCCGGCACGGACAAGGCCGAGAAGAGGCTGTGGAAGGATGCCGAGATGCCCGTGCCGGACAAGGAAGCCTGGTACCTGCAGGCCGGCCAGGGCATGATGCAGACCCTGAACATGGCCGCCGAGCGCGGCGGCTATACGCTCACCGACCGCGGCACGTACATCAAGTGGGAGTCCAAGGCCGGGGCCAACCCCGCCCTGGTCATCCTGGTGGAGGGCGACTCCGTGCTGCGCAACCAGTACAGCGTCATCCCGGTGAACCCGGCCCACTGCCCCAAGGCCCAGAAGGAGCTGGCAGACAAGCTGGCCAACTGGGTGGCCACGCCCAAGATCCAGAAGGCCATCGCGGACTTCAAGCTCGAGGGCAAGCAGCTCTTCTATCCCGACGCGAAATAG
- a CDS encoding molybdenum cofactor guanylyltransferase, producing the protein MSARQPDANPSALPCGVVLAGGKSTRLGHDKAFVPYRGGDLLGQAVNRLCAVLPEVWVVGRDPSPHGLSLPWRMDERPGMGPAGGVLTALRAVGRSCLVTSCDLPLLDENVLLRLLAAWRERPAGALMTTFLQVETGFIEALVSIYEPRAVALLEETLDRGLHKLSAIFPPEVRHHIPYSRDDALCFFNVNYPADLAVLQTLETRP; encoded by the coding sequence GTGAGCGCGCGGCAGCCGGATGCGAATCCTTCCGCGCTGCCCTGCGGCGTGGTCCTGGCCGGAGGCAAGAGCACCAGGCTCGGCCACGACAAGGCCTTCGTGCCCTACAGGGGCGGCGATCTCCTGGGCCAGGCCGTGAACCGGCTGTGCGCCGTGCTGCCCGAGGTCTGGGTCGTCGGCCGTGACCCCTCGCCCCACGGGTTGTCCCTGCCTTGGCGCATGGACGAGCGGCCGGGCATGGGGCCCGCCGGAGGCGTGCTCACGGCGCTTCGGGCCGTAGGCCGATCCTGCCTCGTGACCTCCTGCGACCTGCCCCTGCTCGACGAGAACGTGCTCCTCCGCCTGCTCGCCGCTTGGCGCGAGCGGCCTGCGGGAGCGCTCATGACCACCTTTCTGCAGGTGGAGACGGGGTTCATCGAAGCCCTGGTGTCCATCTACGAGCCCCGGGCCGTCGCGCTCCTGGAGGAGACTCTGGATCGCGGACTGCACAAGCTCTCGGCCATCTTCCCGCCCGAGGTGCGCCACCACATCCCCTATTCGAGAGACGACGCGCTGTGCTTCTTCAACGTCAACTATCCGGCCGACCTGGCCGTGCTGCAAACCCTGGAGACCCGCCCATGA